Within Methyloversatilis discipulorum, the genomic segment ATGCGTGCAGGCGTTCGCGCAGTTCGTGGATCACCATGCGGCGATTGAACTGCGAAAACCCCTTGTGGATGTTCCAGGTGCAGATGCGCAGTTCGGTCATGAGGTGAGCGGGTGGCCGCGCACTTCGTCGGCCAGCTTCAACATGTGGCGGCAGAATGCCGGGTCCTCGCCGCGCAGCAGCATCAGCAGTTCGGCATGGAAGGCGTCACGCGCCAGCCACTCGCGCATGTAGTCGTCCCACGAGGCCCAGCGTCGCGCCGCCAGCCCGTCGGGTTCGTCGGTCCAGGCGACCAGATAGGCGCGCTCGAACAGCGAAATGAGCATCTGGTGGATGGTCTGCATGCGCCGGCGCTGCTCCTCGCTGAGCTGCTCGGGGGCGTGGTTCTCGCGCAGCGGCAGGTCGGGGTTGGCGAGCACGATCTTCAGGAAGTCGATGTAGGCGTCCGACAGCATCTGGTACGCCTCTTCGTCCTCGTTGTCGCGCTCGCGCCGCTGCTGATAGATGAAGGTGATGACGGCAAGCGGCAGGCCCAGTGTCGTCACGACATAGCTGGCAAGTTCCCAGGCCTGCATCCAGTCCATGAAGCGGAAGACCTTATGGCGAAGCAGCCAGCATGCGGTCCATCGCCAGCTTGGCGGGCCCGGCTTCGTGCGCCGGCACGCTGATGCGATTCACGACATTGCCCTCGACCAGGTTTTCCAGCGTCCACGCCAGATGCTGCGGGTCGATGCGCTGCATGGTCGAGCACATGCAGACGGTGGGCGCCATGAACTGCACCGTCTTGCCCTCGTGCTTCACCTCGTCGGCGAGGCGGTTCACCAGATTCAGTTCGGTGCCGACCAGCCACTTGGTGCCGGGCGCGCCGGCCTTCACCGTCTTCAGGATGTATTCGGTCGAGCCGACGAAATCCGATTGACGGCACACCTCGAAAGCGCTCTCCGGATGGGAGATGACGATGCCGTCCGGATTCTGGTTGCGCCAGCGCAGGATGTGCGAGGGCTGGAACATCTGGTGCACCGAACAGTGGCCCTTCCACAGCAGGATCTTCGCCTTCGCCACCTGTTCGGCGGTGAGGCCGCCGTTTTCGAGGTCGGGGTCCCACACCAGCATGTCGTCGAGCGGAATGCCCATGTTGTAGCCGGTCCAGCGGCCGAGGTGCTGGTCGGGGAAGAACAGCACCTTCTCGCGCCGCGCCAGCGACCATTCGAGAATGCTGCCGCAATTCGACGACGTGCACACGATGCCGCCGTGCTCGCCGCAGAAGGCCTTCAGGTCGGCCGCCGAGTTGATGTAGGTGACCGGCGTGAAGGTGTTGTCCGGGTCGTCGCCGAGCAGGCCGCGCAGTTCGCGCCAGCAACGCTCGACCTTGGCGAGATTGGCCATGTCGGCCATCGAACAGCCGGCGGCGAGGTCGGGCAGGATGGCGATCTGCTCCGGCTTGGACATGATGTCCGCCACCTCGGCCATGAAATGCACGCCGCAGAACACGATGTATTCGGCATCGGTCTGGCTGGCCAGGCGCGACAGCTTGAGCGAGTCGCCGGTCAGATCGGCGTGGCGATACACGTCCTCGCGCTGGTAGTGGTGACCGAGGATGACCGCGCGCTTGCCCAGCTTTTCGCGCGCGGCGAGGATGCGCGCCTGCGCCTGATCGTCGGCAAGTGCGTTGAAGCGGTCGAAACTGATGGTGGCGACTTGCATGCGGTGTCCTTGAACTGCGTTCAGCCCTGGTGCCAGGGCAGTCCGGCCTTGCGCCAGCCGCCGACCGTATTGCGATGGCCGTTGGCGTCGGCGTCACCCTCGAAGCCTTCGAGGATGTTGTAGGCGTTGCTGTAACCGGCTTCGGCGGCAGCCGCGGCCGCGCCGTGCGAACGTCCGCCGCTGCGGCACAGGAACATG encodes:
- the nadA gene encoding quinolinate synthase NadA; translation: MQVATISFDRFNALADDQAQARILAAREKLGKRAVILGHHYQREDVYRHADLTGDSLKLSRLASQTDAEYIVFCGVHFMAEVADIMSKPEQIAILPDLAAGCSMADMANLAKVERCWRELRGLLGDDPDNTFTPVTYINSAADLKAFCGEHGGIVCTSSNCGSILEWSLARREKVLFFPDQHLGRWTGYNMGIPLDDMLVWDPDLENGGLTAEQVAKAKILLWKGHCSVHQMFQPSHILRWRNQNPDGIVISHPESAFEVCRQSDFVGSTEYILKTVKAGAPGTKWLVGTELNLVNRLADEVKHEGKTVQFMAPTVCMCSTMQRIDPQHLAWTLENLVEGNVVNRISVPAHEAGPAKLAMDRMLAASP